A window of the Bacillota bacterium genome harbors these coding sequences:
- a CDS encoding glycosyltransferase family 2 protein, translating to MADIIYFVIPCYNEEDVLPLTAEKLSYKMRLLIKNGLAKEESRILLVDDGSKDKTWQLIEELSNKDNIFTGLKLSHNKGHQNALLAGLMTAKEYADAVISMDADLQDDVGAVDAFLKAYYDGCDIVYGVRSSREKDSFFKRATALGFYQLMRAMGTEMVSDHADYRLMSKRALDCLAQYKEVNLFLRGIVPQIGLKYTYVYYERGKRAAGTSKYPLKKMFSFALDGITSFSVKPLRLITSLGLIVTCLSVVVFVAKLAAGFGADMASSLWTLGGIELLALGIVGEYIGKIYSEVKGRPRYLIEKNLCEETMQIHDFSAMTDLNKKTG from the coding sequence ATGGCTGACATTATTTATTTTGTTATCCCGTGCTATAACGAGGAAGACGTGCTTCCGCTGACTGCCGAAAAGCTTAGCTATAAAATGAGGCTGCTTATCAAAAACGGTCTTGCCAAGGAGGAAAGCCGCATTCTTCTGGTCGACGACGGCTCGAAAGACAAGACGTGGCAGCTTATAGAGGAGCTTTCAAACAAAGATAATATATTTACAGGTCTCAAGCTTTCTCACAACAAGGGTCACCAGAACGCGCTTCTCGCCGGGCTCATGACCGCAAAAGAATATGCGGACGCTGTTATCTCGATGGATGCCGATCTTCAGGACGACGTCGGGGCGGTCGACGCTTTTCTCAAAGCTTATTACGACGGCTGTGACATCGTGTACGGTGTGCGCAGCAGCCGGGAAAAGGATTCTTTTTTCAAAAGAGCCACCGCACTAGGGTTTTATCAGTTAATGCGCGCGATGGGAACAGAAATGGTATCCGACCATGCGGATTACCGGCTAATGAGCAAAAGGGCGCTCGACTGTCTTGCGCAGTATAAAGAGGTAAACCTGTTTCTTAGGGGCATAGTTCCACAGATCGGGCTTAAATATACCTATGTATATTACGAAAGAGGAAAACGCGCCGCCGGAACCTCGAAATATCCGCTTAAAAAGATGTTCTCATTTGCGCTTGACGGCATCACGTCCTTTTCAGTAAAGCCTTTAAGGCTGATAACATCGCTTGGACTCATAGTCACCTGCCTCAGCGTGGTTGTATTTGTGGCAAAACTGGCTGCAGGCTTTGGTGCGGACATGGCAAGCTCTTTATGGACGCTTGGCGGCATCGAGCTTTTGGCGCTCGGCATCGTAGGCGAATATATCGGCAAGATCTATTCTGAGGTCAAAGGCAGACCAAGGTATTTAATAGAAAAGAACCTCTGCGAAGAAACAATGCAAATACACGATTTTTCAGCAATGACCGACCTGAATAAAAAAACAGGCTAA
- a CDS encoding M23 family metallopeptidase, with amino-acid sequence MYPFKKFTITCPYGKKGSWQCGYHTGTDLVGTDDNVMAVAAGTVTTVSFSKSYGNNVVIHHDDDTASRYAHLALAKVKTGDKVSEGQTVGIQGSTGNSTGKHLHLEIFKKLPVVYPSVFPGNTMNPVEYLDAHSKKYTEYLCRQVLPLDLGVAIVDQQAWNIGIANFMTGGFFGKEAGGRTYPAVHLLDSGKLLEKMPGTQFTQPTLYTTFDGKIGIIMTNDPSSVPKVKSAISGIAVCGDLDYDYMKQGWDNSWNYDTVHALLGIKGGLVYCCMVKGGYADLKSYAADKRFEKAIKLDGGGSAVCRDGNKLLYKCPTENRRINSIVMWDK; translated from the coding sequence ATGTATCCGTTTAAAAAATTTACTATAACCTGTCCGTATGGAAAAAAGGGGAGCTGGCAGTGCGGCTATCACACGGGGACTGATCTTGTCGGCACTGACGACAATGTAATGGCAGTGGCCGCCGGAACGGTTACAACCGTGAGCTTCAGCAAATCTTATGGCAATAACGTTGTCATCCATCACGACGACGACACGGCGTCACGCTATGCGCACCTCGCACTTGCCAAAGTGAAAACCGGAGATAAGGTCAGCGAGGGGCAGACAGTCGGCATACAGGGCAGCACCGGCAACAGTACTGGCAAGCACCTGCATCTCGAAATCTTTAAGAAACTGCCTGTGGTATATCCGAGCGTTTTCCCGGGAAATACGATGAATCCTGTCGAATATCTCGACGCTCACAGCAAAAAGTACACTGAATATCTTTGCAGACAGGTGCTTCCGCTCGATCTGGGTGTTGCCATAGTCGATCAGCAAGCGTGGAATATCGGCATTGCGAATTTCATGACGGGCGGCTTTTTCGGCAAAGAGGCAGGGGGGCGCACTTATCCAGCCGTCCACCTTTTAGATTCCGGCAAGTTGCTTGAAAAAATGCCGGGAACGCAGTTCACCCAACCGACGCTGTACACGACCTTTGACGGGAAAATCGGCATTATTATGACAAACGACCCCTCATCTGTCCCAAAAGTCAAATCCGCCATAAGCGGGATTGCCGTCTGCGGCGACCTTGACTATGACTATATGAAGCAGGGCTGGGACAACAGCTGGAACTATGACACTGTCCATGCGCTTTTAGGCATCAAAGGCGGACTTGTATACTGCTGTATGGTAAAGGGCGGTTACGCCGACCTTAAAAGCTATGCCGCTGACAAGAGATTTGAAAAGGCGATCAAGCTCGACGGCGGCGGTTCCGCCGTATGCAGGGACGGAAACAAACTTTTGTATAAGTGCCCGACCGAGAATCGCAGGATAAATTCGATTGTCATGTGGGATAAATAA